The following proteins come from a genomic window of Natronosalvus vescus:
- a CDS encoding Lrp/AsnC family transcriptional regulator gives MDIRLDEVNKRIIHALMEDARTTSAPMIADEVGVSPATIRNRIGQLEDAGVIEGYHAVVDFERGDGRLRNLYLCNAPVEDRERLAHQVRLIPGVINVRELMTGRRNLHVLAVGTDTQDLRRIAREIATLGIDIEDEDLLQTEHFQAYRPFGPDDETPKPLSDYISLTGGAEIIEVTVDEEAPITGLSLERAGREGVLADDVLVIAIERDDAVLTPRGESVIRADDLLTLLSREGVTDEALAAFQTGTAHR, from the coding sequence ATGGACATCCGCCTCGACGAGGTCAACAAGCGCATCATCCACGCCCTGATGGAGGACGCGCGCACGACGTCGGCCCCGATGATCGCCGACGAGGTCGGCGTCTCGCCAGCGACGATCCGCAACCGCATCGGCCAGCTCGAGGACGCCGGCGTGATCGAGGGCTACCACGCAGTCGTCGATTTCGAGCGGGGGGACGGTCGACTGCGCAACCTGTATCTCTGTAACGCGCCGGTCGAAGACCGCGAGCGCCTCGCTCACCAGGTTCGGCTGATTCCCGGCGTCATCAACGTCCGCGAGTTGATGACCGGCCGGCGCAACCTTCACGTCCTCGCTGTCGGCACCGACACCCAGGATCTCCGGCGGATCGCCCGTGAAATCGCCACCCTCGGGATCGACATCGAGGACGAAGACCTGCTACAGACCGAACACTTCCAGGCGTATCGCCCGTTCGGCCCGGACGACGAAACGCCGAAACCACTCTCCGATTACATCAGCCTCACCGGCGGGGCGGAGATCATCGAGGTGACCGTCGACGAGGAGGCACCGATCACCGGACTCTCTCTCGAGCGCGCCGGCCGGGAAGGCGTGCTGGCAGACGACGTCCTCGTGATCGCGATCGAACGCGACGACGCCGTGTTGACGCCGCGCGGTGAGTCCGTCATCCGGGCGGACGACCTGCTCACGCTGCTCTCACGCGAGGGCGTGACCGACGAAGCGCTCGCGGCGTTTCAGACGGGCACGGCTCACCGGTAG
- a CDS encoding alkaline phosphatase family protein codes for MSGSITPPASERAFVLGLDGVPWHLIDRWSDDGTLENFARLRSEGATGPLDSTRPATTPLAWPSIATGVWPDKHGIYGFQKLSSSYSHRMYTSQDCTQPPLWEQLEPAVVGNVPMTYPATEIDGELVTGMMTPSTDQKFTHPPDLADEIEEAIPDYEISLNYPEYADRLEDFEDAVADILDKRRRLMRLLMDKREDWELFFFVYTAPDRFQHLIWDEDRILEHYRDLDDILGEVMDYTDEHDADLYVVSDHGFGPIDRLAYPNHFLEREGYLFQTEDDGTRGALASLGISRERVTSALSRVGISEEFLVSALPRQLVDSVASQIPGQHALYDVDYEQTVAFVHDAGNLYINDTDRFDHGVVSPREIDSLKTELTDFFESITDESGERVFVVYDGEDLFPTDSNAPNLIVNGAGTYEGRNAITDEPFGDPTPTAASHRPEGIMLCRGPSIEPGATLRGARVVDVAPTLLHGIGKPVPTNADGRVLFDAFRPDAEPTGTKVERKNVTSDRNRTDVDDDFSGVEDRLKGLGYME; via the coding sequence ATGAGCGGATCTATCACCCCACCGGCATCCGAGCGAGCGTTCGTTCTCGGACTCGATGGCGTACCGTGGCATCTCATTGACCGCTGGAGCGACGACGGCACCCTGGAGAACTTCGCTCGGCTTCGATCGGAGGGGGCAACCGGGCCGCTCGACAGCACTCGTCCGGCGACGACGCCGTTGGCCTGGCCCTCGATCGCGACCGGCGTCTGGCCCGATAAACACGGGATTTATGGCTTTCAGAAGCTCTCCTCGTCGTACTCCCACCGGATGTACACGAGCCAGGACTGCACACAGCCCCCGCTGTGGGAGCAACTCGAGCCAGCAGTCGTCGGAAACGTGCCGATGACCTACCCGGCGACCGAAATCGACGGCGAACTCGTGACGGGGATGATGACGCCCTCGACCGACCAGAAGTTCACCCACCCGCCCGACCTGGCCGACGAGATCGAGGAGGCGATACCCGACTACGAGATCAGCCTCAACTACCCCGAGTACGCCGATCGGCTGGAGGACTTCGAGGATGCCGTCGCCGATATTCTGGACAAACGACGGCGGCTCATGCGCCTCCTGATGGACAAGCGCGAGGACTGGGAGCTGTTCTTCTTCGTTTACACCGCTCCGGATCGCTTCCAGCATCTCATCTGGGACGAGGATCGGATTCTCGAGCACTACCGCGATCTCGACGACATCCTGGGCGAGGTGATGGACTACACCGACGAACACGACGCCGACCTCTACGTGGTCTCCGACCACGGCTTCGGTCCGATCGATCGGCTGGCCTACCCGAACCACTTCCTCGAGAGGGAGGGGTACCTGTTCCAGACCGAGGACGATGGAACCCGCGGGGCGCTCGCGAGCCTCGGCATCTCGCGTGAGCGGGTAACCAGCGCGCTCAGTCGGGTGGGCATCTCCGAGGAATTCTTGGTGTCGGCGCTGCCGCGACAGCTGGTCGACTCCGTCGCGTCCCAGATCCCCGGCCAGCACGCCCTCTACGACGTCGACTACGAGCAAACGGTCGCGTTCGTTCACGACGCTGGCAACCTCTACATCAACGACACCGACCGGTTCGATCACGGTGTCGTCTCGCCCCGGGAAATCGACTCGCTCAAGACCGAACTCACCGACTTCTTCGAGTCGATCACCGACGAGTCGGGCGAACGCGTGTTCGTCGTCTACGACGGCGAGGATCTGTTCCCGACGGATTCGAACGCGCCGAACCTGATCGTCAACGGCGCGGGCACCTACGAGGGCCGCAACGCGATCACCGACGAACCGTTCGGCGACCCTACCCCGACCGCCGCGAGCCATCGCCCCGAAGGGATCATGCTCTGTCGCGGCCCCTCGATCGAACCGGGGGCGACTCTGCGGGGCGCTCGCGTGGTGGACGTCGCACCGACGCTCCTCCACGGGATCGGCAAGCCGGTGCCCACGAACGCCGACGGACGCGTGCTGTTCGATGCGTTTCGTCCGGACGCCGAGCCGACCGGCACGAAGGTCGAGCGCAAAAACGTCACCAGCGATCGCAACCGGACGGACGTCGACGACGACTTCTCCGGCGTCGAAG
- a CDS encoding polysaccharide deacetylase family protein: MGSVVISVDAELGWGFHDLENPPTDRLESGRRGWNALRGLFETYDVPATWAVVGHLMLEDCDGTHADHPAPAGWFERERTDWRDRPDLRFGPDLVESIIESPVDHEFASHSFSHVLFDSSETTSEIASAEFERALELADDWGLECSSFVYPRNEVGHREALAASGMTAYRGRTSTPEGFRSVFETGLFDRSVLVEPHVDEYGLLNVPASLFLFGFEGTARRTVETVWADPMVVTACRAIDQAVVADDGRLCHLWLHPNNLVTERDDQRIRAILEHLDRRRRETDLVVETMGDVADRVLAADPGLEATSSPT; this comes from the coding sequence GTGGGTAGCGTCGTCATCTCCGTCGACGCCGAACTCGGCTGGGGCTTTCACGACCTCGAGAATCCACCCACGGATCGGCTCGAAAGCGGCCGTCGTGGCTGGAACGCCCTCCGCGGGCTGTTCGAAACCTACGACGTCCCGGCGACCTGGGCTGTCGTCGGCCACCTCATGCTCGAGGATTGCGACGGCACTCACGCCGACCACCCGGCACCGGCGGGCTGGTTCGAGCGCGAGCGAACCGACTGGCGCGATCGACCGGATCTCCGGTTCGGCCCCGATCTCGTCGAGTCGATCATCGAGTCGCCGGTCGATCACGAGTTCGCCAGCCACTCGTTCTCTCACGTGCTGTTCGACTCCTCGGAGACGACGTCCGAGATCGCGTCCGCCGAGTTCGAACGGGCGCTCGAGCTAGCCGATGACTGGGGACTCGAGTGTTCGTCGTTCGTCTATCCCCGCAACGAGGTCGGGCACCGAGAAGCGCTGGCGGCGTCCGGGATGACCGCCTACCGGGGTCGGACGTCGACGCCAGAAGGGTTCCGGTCGGTGTTCGAGACGGGGCTGTTCGATCGCTCGGTGCTCGTCGAGCCCCACGTCGACGAGTACGGTCTGCTTAACGTCCCGGCCTCGCTGTTTCTGTTCGGTTTCGAGGGAACCGCCCGCCGAACCGTCGAGACCGTCTGGGCCGATCCGATGGTCGTCACCGCCTGCCGTGCGATCGACCAGGCGGTCGTCGCCGACGACGGTCGACTCTGTCACCTCTGGCTGCATCCGAACAACCTGGTGACCGAACGCGACGACCAGCGGATCAGGGCGATCCTCGAGCACCTCGACCGTCGCCGCCGGGAAACCGATCTGGTCGTCGAAACGATGGGCGACGTCGCCGATCGGGTACTGGCTGCTGACCCCGGCCTCGAGGCGACCTCCTCGCCGACGTAA
- a CDS encoding glycosyltransferase, whose translation MNVLTLTNAADAPFMTQQMAALERRGVRFETRCVAGDVSADSPSESRGLREYLSFFRTVRQEVDGGYDLIHAHYGLTAPMALAQRQVPVVLSLWGSDVHGPVAPISRTCAPFCDAVIVMSPEMQNALGRDCRVIPDGVDLELFTPGAQSLARDRVGWPDETYNVLFPYAPDRAVKNYPRAERIVDAVDGTLDRPVALQTVSGVDHADMRHYMNAADALLLTSHSEGSPNAVKEAMACNCPVVATDVGDVRERLADVSPSCVAASDETLIDGLAQVLESGTRSNGRDAAREVSLERTTDAILEVYGDVTGLERPAKRPVASP comes from the coding sequence ATGAACGTTCTCACCCTGACGAACGCGGCGGATGCGCCGTTTATGACCCAACAGATGGCCGCGCTCGAGCGCCGCGGTGTTCGCTTCGAGACGCGATGTGTCGCCGGGGACGTCTCCGCCGACTCGCCGAGTGAGTCCCGGGGACTGCGCGAGTACCTCTCCTTTTTTCGAACGGTGCGCCAGGAGGTCGACGGCGGCTACGACCTGATTCACGCCCACTACGGGCTGACGGCACCGATGGCACTCGCTCAGCGACAGGTTCCGGTCGTCCTGTCGCTGTGGGGGTCGGACGTTCACGGCCCCGTCGCACCGATCAGCCGAACCTGTGCGCCTTTCTGTGACGCCGTGATCGTCATGTCCCCCGAAATGCAGAATGCGCTCGGGCGCGACTGTCGCGTCATTCCCGACGGGGTCGACCTCGAGTTGTTCACTCCCGGAGCCCAGTCGCTCGCCCGCGACCGCGTCGGCTGGCCGGACGAGACGTACAACGTTCTATTCCCGTACGCTCCGGATCGCGCCGTGAAAAACTATCCGCGGGCCGAACGAATCGTCGACGCCGTCGACGGTACGCTCGACCGGCCGGTCGCCCTGCAAACGGTTTCCGGGGTCGATCACGCCGATATGCGCCACTACATGAACGCCGCCGACGCCCTCCTGTTGACTTCCCACAGCGAGGGGTCGCCCAACGCCGTCAAGGAGGCGATGGCCTGTAACTGCCCCGTGGTCGCCACCGACGTGGGTGACGTTCGAGAACGCCTCGCGGACGTCTCGCCCTCGTGTGTCGCTGCCAGCGACGAGACGCTGATCGACGGCCTGGCGCAAGTACTCGAGTCGGGCACGCGCTCGAACGGGCGCGACGCCGCTCGGGAGGTCAGTCTCGAGCGAACGACCGACGCGATCCTCGAGGTCTACGGGGACGTGACGGGACTCGAACGACCAGCGAAACGACCGGTAGCATCGCCGTAG